A segment of the Sphingopyxis sp. OAS728 genome:
CTGGTGATAAACGGGATCACGACGGGCCACGCCGCCGAGACCGATCTGCTGCGGATATTCGTCGAACAGATCGATATCCGCGGCACCATCATGGGCACGCTCGAGGAGATGACCGCCATGATGCAGTTCGTCATCCGGAACAACATCGAGCCCGAGGTCGGGGCGGTGGTACCGATGACCGAAGCGGGCGAGGCGATCCGCGACATGATCGAAGGCCGCACCCGGGGAAAGACGGTGTTCACGCGGTGACATGATCGACACAGCGCTGTCGGTTTTCGTCCAAAAAATCAGAGACCTGATTCCAGGCAATGATGAAGTGGAAATTGAAGAATTCCACATTGTTCGCCGTGGGATTCAGAATTCATTGCGACCGTAATGGATGGATTTAATCGACTCTAAACGATGGAGAATAAAATGGCAGATCAAACTAGTTTTGCTGTGGTAAAACATTTCTACGACAGTTTCGTCCGCGGCGATATCGAGGCCGTGATCGCCACCCTGAGTGATAATCTGGACTGGCGTGAATCGGAAAATTTCTTACTTGGTGATCGCAATCCATACTTGACGCCCGCTTCCGTGGTGGACGGCGTTTTCAACCGCATCGCCAAGGAATTTCAGGATTATCAGGCCGGGCCTACCGAGTTGATCGACGGCGGCGATGTCGTCGTGGCCGTTGGCCGATCGAAAGGCATTATGGCTTCGACCGGAAAGCCGTTCGACGCGCAATATATGCATGTCGTGCGCGTTTCTGACGGCAAGATCGTGAGCTTTCACCAACTGATCGACACATTTGAGGTTTGGCGTTCGCAGCAAGCCGATTAGGTGCAAATCTCGGACGGCAGCGTAAGTGACGACGATCTCTTTCGTTGCCGCCGATCTTTCGTCGCCTCCGCACTTTTGCTGCCGCCCATTCGCACGCTGCAGTGCCCCCCCCATGCATACCCCCCACTACCCTGTGCGTTGCCCGTGAGCGCCAAGCGACTTGGTAGAGGCAGTGGCGTTGGGGCGAACCGGCACGTGCCAGAGCCAAGTCGTTGGCAGGTCGGACCGCGAGAAGAGCGACATTACGTCGAACGTCAAATGGAGTTTTCGATGACGCTTGCAGGCAAGAAGGCGCTCGTGACCGGCGGTAGCCGGGGCATTGGCGCGGCAATCGCGAAGACGCTCGCAGCCGAAGGCGCTGATGTCGCGATCACGTATGAGAAGTCAAAGGACTTAGCCGACGCGGTGGTGTCCGGGATCAAGGCCCTTGGCCGCTTCGCCGTGGCAATCCAGGCCGACAGCTCCGACATCGCGGCAATTGCGGCATCGGTCGACAGGGCAGCAGCAGAACTCGGCGGCCTCGACATCCTCGTCAACAATGCCGGGATTATTCGGATGAACAATCTCGCCGATATCGCCATCGACGATATTCAGGCACTCCTCGATATCAACGTGCGCGGACCGATCGTCACGAGCAAGTTGGCCTTAT
Coding sequences within it:
- a CDS encoding nuclear transport factor 2 family protein, with protein sequence MADQTSFAVVKHFYDSFVRGDIEAVIATLSDNLDWRESENFLLGDRNPYLTPASVVDGVFNRIAKEFQDYQAGPTELIDGGDVVVAVGRSKGIMASTGKPFDAQYMHVVRVSDGKIVSFHQLIDTFEVWRSQQAD
- a CDS encoding SDR family oxidoreductase, producing MTLAGKKALVTGGSRGIGAAIAKTLAAEGADVAITYEKSKDLADAVVSGIKALGRFAVAIQADSSDIAAIAASVDRAAAELGGLDILVNNAGIIRMNNLADIAIDDIQALLDINVRGPIVTSKLALSHLKEGGSIITVGSFFADRVPYGGLGVYAATKSALTAFSQGLARELGPKGITANIVQPGSIDTDMNPAHGPFGDPMRQLTASGRFGAGTEIGHAVAYLAGDKARYVTGTTLTVDGGANA